From Solea solea chromosome 20, fSolSol10.1, whole genome shotgun sequence, one genomic window encodes:
- the LOC131447633 gene encoding uncharacterized protein LOC131447633: MSHSDLCLEALSALSSCHVVSTSGPSLFTPQDFVNVVALKEFYKQEGFKELEYPGLGTMSLDQDLDQDLDLYSPPPALCESPGPQESLHKTVKINFKEFFHPNYDYDFTNIRDGDREFLRGNERYVRPCGWRRVALRVVQMYDNDSWLGMGKEAWPVSYHAHNMDGSLGVILTHGGNPDHQPEFLELAAAALQQGGNTQGRGVYSTPDIKMADKYCKTFKSKVDGNTYKVVLQNRINPEKRICCQRDDVWLVYVPEGSNSVQTRVLVQDSLRPYGLLLKQL, translated from the exons ATGTCTCACTCTGATCTGTGTCTGGAGGCTCTGTCCGCGCTGTCCTCGTGTCACGTGGTGTCCACCTCTGGACCGTCACTCTTCACTCCACAGGACTTTGTCAACGTCGTGGCCCTGAAGGAGTTTTACAAGCAGGAGGGTTTTAAAGAGCTGGAGTATCCGGGCCTGGGCACCATGAGCCTGGACCAGGACCTGGACCAGGACCTGGACCTGTACAGCCCCCCACCAGCACTGTGTGAAAGTCCTGGACCACAAGAGAGTCTCCACAAAACTGTCAAGATCAACTTTAAAGAATTCTTTCACCCAAACTACGACTATGACTTCACCAACAtcagg GACGGAGACAGAGAGTTCCTGCGTGGCAACGAGCGCTACGTCCGTCCCTGCGGGTGGAGACGCGTCGCCCTGCGAGTGGTGCAGATGTACGACAACGACAGCTGGCTGGGGATGGGTAAAGAGGCGTGGCCCGTGTCTTACCACGCCCACAACATGGACGGGTCCCTCGGCGTCATCCTGACCCACGGTGGGAATCCTGACCACCAGCCGGAGTTCCTGGAATTGGCGGCAGCTGCGCTTCAGCAAGGCGGGAACACGCAGGGCAGAGGCGTGTACTCCACGCCCGACATCAAGATGGCCGACAAATACTGCAAGACATTCAAGTCTAAAGTGGACGGGAACACGTACAAGGTGGTCCTTCAGAACCGCATCAACCCGGAGAAGAGGATCTGCTGTCAGAGAGACGACGTGTGGTTGGTCTACGTCCCTGAAGGTTCTAACTCCGTCCAGACCAGGGTCCTTGTCCAGGACTCACTGAGACCGTACGGCCTGCTCCTGAAACAGCTGTAG